A genomic window from Methanobrevibacter sp. TLL-48-HuF1 includes:
- a CDS encoding Ig-like domain repeat protein — protein sequence MLFLIILSSISLASASDDFNSTNVDDNVIVENNYDTDSIIGDNGDNYVYVNPSANLSIVPDGSQDKPYASIGEAVNMASDNSTVILMDGIYSSPGDLNIEINKNLVIKSLTGNVTVNGNGQSTFFNIFESKSLILENINFVNGKTTEYSSYYGVIYNKGFLTLSNVEFKNINSFMGVIYNEGDLKVYDSKFSNCVGSNYADMIFNLGGCSVVNSKLIISYSNKNPAIYNFHNLFVNNSQTFGISSNPNFDVDIFKSITMTVINSKVGQLACNNGTLVVKNTTADAGFRAENSVVNISDVYFRTSGYSGLSSLFNSDATIKSSYFDSSINIGNSNLNITYSVVLGEIYGNGAYANNVSANYNWWGVNKGPSLKYVKSDTKYWVVMTFECDESPIKVGTNAEFRATLNKYTDGDSMKYLDNPSLLPQMSVKFESQNGKFDYSSGTLVNGTFSNYLRNNNESSIVYAVINSQRLRLIVGTGLTDYDWYVSPTGHNGFGDGSHDNPYKTLDHTIAKALNGNTIYLLNGTYTNNWNSNLEIVKNLTIVGVGNVILSRENDRNIFIVKEWGCLTLKNLNFTVNLKQYSNELILVKGGNLTVLNSNFYDIRSVGIVSTSNGVQNNGNVYVDNITFKNIVGPLIRGGANITINNISAEKCSNIYTYRGMEAYNVCFPVWNYISISNSVFRSNTVGIVNLNPTIYSSSSPLGKNIVGDLSKSTVFAYITNCSFVENNFIPSDYYASNRIGLGLGRSVYGTCHGEVNNCSFIKNNGRLIGGAVVNNSFFDSNTVCYVSADLINNSYFYKNDNSGIGNLDSTYSYRGIATANEVYYSVFIGNKAAYGGALAGTKIVHYSVFLNNSATYGGNDIFVYDGEVDYSSNWWGSNQKPDGNRIFVHIGSLTLDNWVIMSLDAVTNTHIIAALNKLIDNNGNISGLDKVLPTRDVYFSSDYGIISPLNTSLVNNKADAYVVQNETTADFNVYARIDNQLLDLTLRNNNTQLVMDDVVFYGNNNNYEITLINVNGHRIFNQTLTVVITTPKGEKEYFTLVTDEKGYAKFEVTYPVGVYNISVYYDGNGYFEGCNKSAQITISPSVTYLISYNYTFYGKNVNFYAVLTNGQVGIVNQSITITIIDSKGGTRTAVITTDSTGRADALLSLDVGKYTIKCEYKGDGWYLPSSSVSYVEIRPVNSTIEVPDVVFYGVGNDYNITLRDEHGTLIRGEYINVVITQGNLSDTFTLQTGDDGVARLTINYLPGTYQITASYAGDDVYGSAKGSGTITVNKVLTVISGFHYSKIPLNGVYTIVLTDMFGHRVTNATIKLNLYKGVLLKTYTGVTDGNGEVTFRIAQGEGTYLATFDFDGDIWYIDSTGAATIVVDSQTAPGQVSINASDFVQYYGENRYFVISFNDTNAYSLYGKNIAVTISSGDWQQTYNVVTDIYGYGRLQITLNPGIYNITYQYTNPYYGLFAKNLSTVSVYRMPTTILASDVIMNVGEAKYYVIKLLDSRNAAVKNMQIMIDINGTNYTATTNNDGVARLLLSLGVGKYLISYHIDNPNYIPSSGSSYILVVDSNRTSTNIESGDVNGYDNESMNFTVVLSDVLGNPINYATILANISTIDGDFVGSYKGVTAKDGKVIFSFDLDYGRYIISTYYLGSNSYLGSYGVNYVNVESVGNTTKTVLIAGDSELSGSSNYYVVLIDENGTYIKGKEIKFAVGNQSYYAITDSEGKAFLDTVLSPGFYDIKATFGGDDTYKKSSVKTTLVVSGNSTYLFALNCTKNYRNGTQFYVQLLDSYSNPLVNRTIAITINGKTYNRTTDENGWATMNINLRPGEYEVLCAYYGPTESDNAFAKAIVKVLPTILGDNLVKYYLNESQFHVKVIDGAGNPIANTNVSMNINGVFYVRKTNDEGIDTLGIKLWAGKYVLTVHNPYDGLLMSFNVTVLPTVEANDLVKYYRNDSQFYAKFLDGQGNPLANAKVKFNINGVLYTRETGGDGVAMLNINLNPGEYILTAIHPDGLQVGKKVTVLPTLEGSDLTMNYRDGSQFKARLVDGTGRALANETVTFNINGVFYNKITDVNGVASLNINLMAGKYIITSVYGSYATSNTILVNKL from the coding sequence ATGTTATTTTTGATTATATTGTCTTCAATAAGTTTAGCTAGTGCTAGTGATGATTTTAACAGTACTAATGTTGATGATAATGTAATTGTTGAAAATAACTATGATACAGACTCTATTATTGGAGATAATGGGGATAACTATGTTTATGTAAATCCTTCTGCAAATTTATCTATAGTGCCGGATGGTAGTCAGGATAAACCGTATGCTTCAATTGGTGAAGCAGTTAATATGGCTAGTGATAATTCTACTGTTATTCTTATGGATGGAATTTATAGCAGTCCAGGTGATTTAAACATTGAAATAAATAAAAATTTGGTAATTAAATCATTAACGGGCAATGTAACAGTTAATGGTAATGGACAAAGTACATTTTTTAATATTTTCGAGTCCAAATCATTAATTTTGGAAAATATTAACTTTGTCAATGGAAAAACAACTGAATATTCTAGTTATTATGGTGTTATTTACAATAAAGGATTTTTAACATTGTCAAATGTGGAATTTAAGAATATTAATTCTTTTATGGGAGTTATTTACAATGAAGGCGACTTAAAAGTTTATGATTCTAAATTTTCTAATTGTGTTGGTTCTAATTATGCGGATATGATTTTTAATTTGGGAGGCTGTAGTGTTGTTAATAGTAAATTGATTATAAGCTATTCAAATAAGAATCCTGCAATTTATAATTTTCATAATTTATTTGTGAATAATTCTCAAACTTTTGGAATTTCTTCAAACCCTAATTTTGATGTTGATATTTTTAAAAGCATTACCATGACTGTTATTAACTCAAAAGTAGGGCAATTAGCATGTAATAATGGTACATTGGTAGTTAAAAATACAACTGCTGATGCGGGTTTTAGAGCAGAAAACTCTGTAGTTAATATAAGTGATGTGTACTTTAGAACTTCCGGTTATTCAGGTTTATCTTCTCTATTTAATTCTGATGCAACTATTAAATCATCATATTTTGATAGCAGTATTAATATTGGTAATTCTAATCTTAATATAACTTATTCTGTTGTATTAGGCGAAATTTATGGTAATGGTGCTTATGCAAATAATGTTTCAGCAAATTATAATTGGTGGGGGGTAAATAAAGGACCTTCTCTTAAGTATGTTAAATCAGACACTAAATATTGGGTTGTAATGACTTTTGAATGTGATGAGTCTCCGATTAAAGTAGGTACTAATGCGGAGTTTAGGGCAACTTTAAATAAATATACTGATGGGGATTCCATGAAATATTTGGATAATCCTTCTTTACTTCCTCAAATGAGTGTTAAATTCGAGTCTCAAAATGGTAAATTTGATTATAGTAGTGGAACTTTAGTTAATGGTACATTTTCTAATTATTTAAGAAACAATAATGAAAGTTCAATTGTTTATGCTGTAATTAATTCTCAAAGATTAAGACTTATTGTCGGTACAGGATTAACTGATTATGATTGGTATGTTTCACCAACAGGACACAACGGGTTTGGTGATGGAAGTCATGATAATCCATATAAAACTTTGGATCATACAATAGCTAAAGCATTAAATGGAAATACTATTTATTTGTTAAATGGTACTTATACAAATAATTGGAATTCAAATTTGGAAATTGTTAAAAATTTAACTATTGTTGGTGTTGGTAATGTAATTTTAAGTAGAGAAAATGACCGTAATATATTCATAGTTAAAGAATGGGGTTGTTTGACTCTTAAAAATTTAAATTTTACAGTTAATTTAAAACAGTATTCTAATGAATTGATTCTTGTTAAAGGAGGAAATTTAACAGTTTTAAATTCCAATTTCTATGATATCCGTTCTGTTGGTATTGTTTCAACAAGTAATGGTGTTCAAAATAACGGTAATGTATATGTGGACAACATCACTTTTAAAAACATTGTAGGTCCATTAATTAGAGGCGGAGCCAATATTACTATTAATAATATATCTGCTGAAAAATGCAGCAATATTTACACTTATAGGGGTATGGAAGCATACAATGTTTGTTTCCCTGTCTGGAATTATATTTCTATTTCCAATTCAGTATTTAGAAGCAATACTGTTGGCATTGTTAATTTAAATCCTACTATTTATTCTTCTTCATCTCCATTAGGTAAAAATATAGTTGGGGATTTATCTAAAAGTACTGTATTTGCATACATTACTAATTGTTCTTTTGTAGAGAATAATTTCATACCTAGTGATTATTATGCAAGTAATCGCATAGGACTTGGATTAGGACGCAGTGTTTATGGAACCTGTCATGGAGAAGTAAACAATTGTTCTTTTATTAAAAATAATGGTAGGTTAATTGGAGGGGCTGTTGTAAATAATTCTTTCTTTGATTCCAATACTGTTTGTTATGTAAGTGCTGATTTAATCAATAATTCTTATTTCTATAAAAATGACAATTCAGGTATAGGTAATCTGGATTCTACCTATTCATATAGGGGAATAGCTACTGCTAATGAAGTTTATTATTCTGTTTTTATTGGAAATAAAGCTGCTTATGGTGGTGCTCTTGCAGGTACTAAGATTGTTCATTATTCTGTATTTTTGAATAATTCTGCTACTTACGGAGGTAATGATATTTTTGTTTATGATGGCGAAGTTGATTATTCAAGTAACTGGTGGGGTTCTAATCAAAAACCTGATGGTAATAGGATTTTTGTACATATCGGATCTTTAACTCTTGATAATTGGGTAATCATGTCTTTAGATGCTGTTACAAACACTCATATTATTGCTGCTTTAAATAAATTAATTGATAATAATGGAAATATTAGTGGTTTGGATAAGGTTCTTCCAACTAGAGATGTTTATTTCTCATCAGATTATGGAATAATATCTCCACTTAACACGTCTCTTGTAAATAATAAAGCTGATGCATATGTTGTTCAAAATGAAACTACTGCTGACTTTAATGTTTATGCAAGGATTGATAATCAACTTTTAGACTTAACACTTAGAAATAATAACACTCAACTGGTAATGGATGATGTAGTATTTTATGGAAACAATAACAACTATGAAATTACTTTAATTAATGTAAACGGTCATAGAATTTTCAATCAGACTTTAACTGTTGTTATTACAACTCCAAAAGGTGAAAAAGAGTATTTCACTTTAGTAACTGATGAAAAAGGATATGCCAAGTTTGAAGTAACTTATCCTGTAGGGGTATATAACATATCTGTTTATTATGATGGTAATGGTTATTTTGAAGGGTGTAATAAATCTGCTCAGATTACTATTAGTCCATCTGTTACTTATTTGATTAGTTATAATTACACTTTTTATGGTAAAAATGTTAATTTTTATGCAGTTTTAACAAATGGGCAGGTAGGAATTGTTAATCAAAGTATAACAATCACTATTATTGATTCTAAAGGAGGAACAAGGACAGCTGTTATTACTACTGATTCTACTGGGCGTGCTGATGCACTATTAAGTTTGGATGTTGGAAAATATACTATTAAATGCGAGTATAAAGGTGACGGCTGGTATCTGCCAAGCTCTTCTGTATCTTATGTTGAAATCCGTCCGGTTAATTCAACAATTGAAGTGCCTGATGTTGTTTTCTATGGTGTTGGAAATGACTATAACATCACTTTAAGGGATGAACACGGTACATTAATTAGAGGCGAGTATATTAATGTTGTTATAACTCAGGGCAATTTGTCTGATACTTTTACTTTGCAAACTGGTGATGATGGAGTAGCTAGATTAACTATTAATTATCTTCCGGGTACTTATCAGATAACTGCCAGCTATGCAGGTGATGATGTTTACGGTTCTGCAAAAGGCAGTGGAACTATCACAGTTAATAAGGTTTTAACAGTTATTTCAGGTTTCCATTATAGTAAAATTCCATTAAATGGTGTTTATACTATTGTTTTAACTGATATGTTTGGTCACAGAGTAACTAATGCAACTATAAAATTAAATCTGTACAAAGGAGTTTTATTAAAAACTTATACTGGTGTAACTGATGGTAATGGAGAAGTAACTTTCCGTATTGCTCAAGGTGAAGGTACTTATTTAGCTACTTTTGATTTTGATGGTGATATATGGTATATTGATTCAACTGGTGCTGCTACTATTGTTGTTGATAGTCAAACTGCACCTGGTCAGGTTTCTATTAATGCAAGTGATTTTGTCCAGTATTATGGTGAAAATAGGTATTTTGTAATTTCTTTCAATGATACTAATGCATATAGTTTGTATGGTAAGAATATTGCTGTTACAATTTCTTCCGGTGATTGGCAGCAAACTTACAATGTTGTTACTGACATTTATGGGTATGGCCGTTTGCAGATTACTTTAAATCCTGGTATTTATAATATTACTTACCAATACACTAACCCATATTATGGTTTGTTTGCTAAAAATTTAAGTACCGTGTCTGTTTATCGTATGCCGACTACAATTCTTGCATCTGATGTTATTATGAATGTTGGTGAAGCTAAGTATTATGTGATAAAACTACTTGATAGCAGGAATGCAGCTGTTAAAAATATGCAAATCATGATTGATATAAATGGAACAAACTACACAGCCACTACAAATAATGATGGTGTAGCTCGTTTACTCTTAAGTCTTGGTGTTGGCAAGTATCTGATTAGTTATCATATAGATAATCCAAATTATATTCCATCATCCGGTTCATCTTATATATTGGTGGTTGATTCTAACAGGACTTCTACTAACATTGAATCTGGTGATGTTAATGGTTATGATAATGAGTCTATGAATTTCACTGTTGTTTTAAGTGATGTTTTAGGTAATCCTATTAATTATGCTACTATTTTAGCTAATATTTCTACAATTGATGGTGATTTTGTCGGATCTTACAAAGGAGTAACTGCAAAAGATGGTAAGGTAATATTTAGCTTTGATTTAGATTATGGCAGATATATTATTTCCACTTATTATTTAGGCAGTAATTCCTATCTTGGAAGTTATGGAGTTAACTATGTGAATGTGGAATCTGTAGGCAATACTACTAAAACAGTTTTAATTGCTGGAGATTCTGAATTAAGTGGTAGCAGTAATTACTATGTTGTTTTAATTGATGAAAACGGAACATATATCAAAGGCAAGGAAATTAAATTTGCAGTTGGTAATCAAAGTTATTATGCTATTACAGATTCTGAAGGTAAGGCATTTTTGGATACTGTTTTATCTCCTGGATTCTATGATATTAAGGCAACTTTTGGCGGTGACGATACCTATAAAAAATCATCTGTAAAAACTACTTTGGTTGTTTCAGGAAATTCAACATATCTGTTTGCCTTAAACTGCACTAAAAATTATCGTAATGGAACACAATTTTATGTACAATTATTGGATTCCTATTCAAATCCATTGGTAAATCGTACAATAGCTATAACTATTAATGGAAAAACTTATAATCGCACAACTGATGAAAATGGTTGGGCAACTATGAATATTAACCTTAGACCTGGCGAATATGAAGTTTTATGTGCATATTATGGCCCTACTGAATCAGACAATGCATTTGCAAAAGCTATTGTGAAAGTTTTACCGACAATATTGGGGGACAATCTGGTTAAATATTATCTTAATGAGTCTCAGTTCCATGTTAAAGTAATTGATGGTGCAGGTAATCCAATAGCTAATACTAATGTGTCAATGAATATTAATGGTGTATTCTATGTTCGCAAAACTAATGATGAGGGCATAGATACATTAGGTATTAAATTATGGGCTGGAAAATATGTTTTAACAGTACATAATCCTTATGATGGTTTATTAATGTCATTTAATGTTACAGTTCTGCCAACAGTAGAAGCTAACGATTTGGTCAAATATTATCGCAATGACTCTCAGTTCTATGCTAAATTTTTAGACGGTCAGGGTAATCCATTAGCTAATGCTAAAGTTAAGTTTAACATTAATGGTGTTTTATATACTCGTGAAACTGGTGGGGATGGTGTAGCTATGTTAAATATTAATTTAAATCCTGGGGAATATATTTTAACAGCTATTCATCCTGACGGTCTTCAAGTTGGTAAAAAAGTAACTGTTTTACCTACTTTGGAAGGTAGTGATCTGACTATGAATTATAGGGATGGCAGTCAGTTTAAGGCTCGTTTAGTTGACGGTACTGGTCGTGCATTAGCTAATGAGACTGTGACTTTCAACATTAATGGGGTATTTTATAACAAGATTACTGATGTTAATGGTGTTGCCAGCTTAAATATTAATTTGATGGCTGGTAAATACATTATTACATCTGTCTATGGTAGTTATGCTACTTCTAATACTATTTTAGTGAACAAATTATAA